The Chloroflexus aggregans DSM 9485 genome segment CCGCTGCAACGGTTGCGGTATCTGCGTCGCGCTCTGCCCGACGCATGCGGTCGCAGTGCGCGATAGGTACGCGGTGATTGTTAATGCGAATGCGTGCAACTTCTGCCCACTCTGCGAAACCTATTGTCCGCAAGGCGCGATTGGGCGACCGTTCACCATCACCTTCTGCACGACACGGGATGGATGATGGCCGGCACGAGGCAGACTACGGTGATGGCGGGGCGACGGTTTTTTCCATGACCAGGCTGGGCCACCCTAAACGGGCACGCCACCCGGTCAATCGCCATATTTCGCGATACCCCAATCGGTAATAAAATCGCTGCGCGTTGGTATTGCTCGCTAACACCTGTAGACGGGCACGTGTCAATCGGTGCGCACCGATATGCTCTTCCAACGCTGTCATCAACACTTGCCCCGCACCACAGCCGCGCACGTCAGTTGCTATAACTACGCTGTGGATGAGGGCACTGTGCGGATCATCGTGGCGATAGACGCCGAACAAGGTACGAGCGACGGTACCTACTAAGTGCAGCGTTGGTAGCGTTCCTAGCTCGCGCAACGCCGCGATCAGGGTGCCGCGTGGTGCCCGCTCGAACGCCGGCTCACCGGGGAGTTGCAACATACCGGTGCCGATCACGCGCTGTTGCTCATCACACACCACATAACGGTGACGCAACGCAGTTGGTCCGTTGGCAGTGAGCGTGTAGGCCAATAGACGCTCCTGACCGACGCGCGATCCGCGCAACACTCCGGGCAATTCAGCGTGATACAGTGCAACCATCAGGCGAGCTAATGACGGTATATCGGCTTCTTGGGCAGGACGAACTGTGAAAATGGTCATATCGAAGCAACCTCTTCAATGTGTGCTGCATCGCGATGATAAACCGCTAATCCCGTAGCACTACTCATTCAGCACCCACGGTGGCAACTCCCGCTTGAGAAACGCACGTAGGCCAGCCTGACCCTCCGCCCCGGTTCGTGCAGCCGCAATTGCCTCAATCGACAACCGACGCACCTCGGCCAGCGGCTCAGTACGAACAGCGCGCAACAACGCTTTACTGGCCGCAATCGCCTTTGGGCCACCGCGCAGCAGATCGCTCACCACAGCCTCCACTGCCGCATCGAGTTGATCAGCCGATACTACTTCGTGTACCAAACCCATTGCCAAGGCCTGCGCAGCCTTCAGCCGACGCCCGGTTACGAACAACGCCCGTGCATATCCCAGCCCAATCCGCGCCACTACGAAGCGCGCTATCACTGCCGGTAACAATCCCAAACGCACTTCCGTCAACCCAAACACTGCATCGTCAGCCGCTACGGCATAATCAGCGCAACACACCAACCCTACACCACCCCCCAGCGCCGCACCATGCACCCGCGCCACTACCGCTTGCGGTAACGTATCGAGCGCCGCGAACATTGCATCGAGGCGGGCTGCATCGGCCAAATTTTCCTCGTGAGTGTACAACAAACTTTGCTGCATCCAATGTAAATCGGCGCCAGCACAAAACGATGGCCCGTCACCTTGTAGGACCAACACGCGCACAGCCGGATCGTCCCGTAGCTCTTTACATACCTCGGTGATACCGGCAATAACCTCCGGGTTAAACGCATTGTGAACTGCTGGGCGTTGTAGGATCAATGTGGCTACCGGCCCGTTGCGGATCAGAGTCAACACTGTCATAACGATCCTCCTTGACGCAAAGGTGCAGAGGGTGCAAAGAGTGTAACGCAAAGACGCAGAGGACGCAAAGGCGCAAAGGCGCAAAGACGGTAACGCAAAGGTGCAAAGAGCGCAAAGGCGCAAAGACGGTAACGCAAAGGCGCAAAGAGCGCAAAGACGGTAACGCAGAGGCGCAAAGAGCGCAAAGACGGTAACGCACAGCATGCCACCCGTCGGGGTACGACGATGCCGCGCCCACACGACGAGCGGTAGGGGCACGGCAATGCCGCACCCGCACAAAGGGCTGTAGGGGCACGGCGATGCCGTGCCCTCACGAAGAGCGCAAAGACGCAAAGCGGTTAACGCCCAGAACGCCACCCGTCGGGGCACGGCAATGCCGCACCCGCACAAAGGGCTGTAGGGGCACGGCGATGCCGTGCCCTCACGAAGAGCGCAAAGACGCAAAGCGGTTAACGCCCAGAACGCCACCCGTCGGGGTACGGCAATGCCGCACCCGCACAAAGGGCTGTAGGGGCACGGCGATGCCGTGCCCTCACGAAGAGCGCAAAGACGCAAAGCGGTTAACGCCCAGAACGCCACCCGTCGGGGTACGGCAATGCCGCACCCGCACAAAGGGCTGTAGGGGCACGGCGATGCCGTGCCCTCACGAAGAGCGCAAAGACGCAAAGCGGTTAACGCCCAGAACGCCACCCGTCGGGGTACGGCGATGCCGCACCCGCACAAAGGGCTGTAGGGGCACGGCATGCCGTGCCCTCACGAAGAGCGCAAAGACGCAAAGCGGTTAACGCCCAGAACGCCACCCGTTGGGGTACGGCGATGCCGCGCCCACACGACGAGCGGTAAGGGCACGGCAATGCCGCACCCGCACAAAGGGCTGTAGGGGCACGGCGATGCCGTGCCCTCACGAAGAACGCAAAGGCGCAAAGACGGTAACGCACAGCATGCCACCCGTCGGGGTACGACGATGCCGCGCCCACACGACGAGCGGTAGGGGCACGGCAATGCCGTGCCCCCACAAAGATCGCAGCTGAAGTATAAGACTTACAACACGCAAGAGCACATCTTACCTTCCTTGGCGTCTTTGCGCTACTGCGTTGACCCTTGTACCGCTGTACCGCTACATTTCTCTTCTCACTGCAGTAGCAACTCAACCCTCGCCACCACCTGGCCGACCAGACCCAAGCAGAGCTATGAGTAACGACGGCTCACTCTAGGGGCAACTCAACCCTCGCCACCACCTCAGCCAACACATCTTCCGCCGTGCGCCCACGCAACGCTGCCGCAGGCCGCACCAACAACCGATGACCGAGCACCGGCCCCGCCAGCGCCTTGTAATCATCGGGCAACACATAATCGCGCCCGGCCAATGCCGCCCACGCCTGCCCGGCCCGAAACAGGGCCAGCGTCGCCCGTGGACTCATCGCCAGCGCCAGATCGGGATGCGCGCGCAGCTCCTGCGCCAGTCGCACTAGATACTCGCGCAACGACGGCGCCACCCGCACCTGATAAATTGCCCGCTGCAACGTCGGTACCTGCTCACCGGCCACAACCGCCGTCAAGTTAGTAATCGGATGCTCGCCGGCCAGCGCCGTCAGCATCTGCACTTCTTCCGCCGGTGACGGATAACCCAACCGTATCCGCAAAAAAAACCGGTCGAGTTGAGCTTCCGGCAAAGGGAATGTCCCTTCAAACTCAACCGGATTCTGAGTTGCCAAGACCAAAAACGGCTGCGGCAGCACGTGTGTCACACCATCAACGCTGACCTGCCCCTCACCCATCGCTTCTAACAACGCACTCTGGGTTCGCGGCGTCGCCCGATTAATCTCATCAACCAGCACCACATGGCTAAACAACGGGCCGGGTTGGAAGACAAAGCGCGCTTCATGAGGCCGATAGACACTCACCCCGGTCAAATCGTTCGGCAACAAATCGGGCGTACACTGTACCCGACGAAAACTCAGCCCTAGGGAAACGGCCAATGCGCGGGCCAACATTGTCTTCCCCACGCCGGGCACATCCTCGATCAACACGTGCCCACCGCAGAGTAAGGCGATCAACAACAGGTCAATCGCCTCGCCCTTGCCCACGATCACCCGCGCCACATTCGCGCGCACCCGCCCGGCAAACTCGGCCAGCGCGCGCACATCTGTTGAGGTTGATGGTAACGTCACGTCCTATCTCTTTACCGCAGACCTACCCGATCTGGATGCGATTTGCTCGATAAGGTCACATAGATATGCCCGATCCGTCTCAACTCGCGCCAATTCCGTAGCGTATTCCGCCCTTCCTAACCCGTGGGAATCCGTGTCTTATTCCTGCTCATCATTATATCCGAGAACAACCCGATCTCACCCACTCACCAAATCACTTGACACTCGCAATCCCACGTTATCCCACACTATCCCACATTATCCCACACGAAACCCACATGGGTGTTAGGAGTTTTTGAAACTAATGTTCTAAAAGTGCTAATAAAGCCAACGATTGCGGTTGCACCACTCATGCGGAGATGGTATGATAAAGAGCAACATTTTCCTAAACATAGACTTGAGGGTTTTATGTCAGATACGCCTGACTACAACCGCGTCATCGCCGAGTGTCTTGTTTACCCAGACAAACCTTCAGACGAACTCATTAACGTTGTTCAGGAAGTACTTACCGGAAATGTAACTTCGCGTGAGGAATTGCAAACGCTGCACCGGCAGCTTGACAAGCAACGGCTGTTGTCGCTTGGGCGCGCAGAAGATCGACGTTGAACCTCTCTGTGGGAGCAGGTACAACGCCAACCTCCCACCGTTTATCACCAAACGCGATGTGAAGAATGGTTAAGGACAAAGACAAGCAGATACCACCTGATGAGTTGTGACGATGGACATCCAAACCCTCGAAACCTGGCTGTGGGACGCCGCCTGCGCCATCCGCGGGCCGGTGGACGCCCCCAAATTCAAAGACTACATCCTGCCGCTGGTCTTTTTGAAGCGCCTCTCGGACGTATTCGAGGACGAACTGGCGCGTCTGGCGGCGCAGTTCGGCAGCGAGAAGACCGCCCGTTCGCTGCTGGAACAGGAACGGGCGCGCGGACCGGTCTCGCTGGTGCGCTTCTACCTTCCTGATCACGCCCGCTGGGAGGCCATCCGTCGCCAGACCGCCGGCCTGGGCCAATATCTCACCGAGGCGGTACGCGCTGTGGCGCGCGAAAACCC includes the following:
- a CDS encoding ATP-binding protein gives rise to the protein MIAQPHASAVTVLPEIDRNRCNGCGICVALCPTHAVAVRDRYAVIVNANACNFCPLCETYCPQGAIGRPFTITFCTTRDG
- a CDS encoding GNAT family N-acetyltransferase; translated protein: MTIFTVRPAQEADIPSLARLMVALYHAELPGVLRGSRVGQERLLAYTLTANGPTALRHRYVVCDEQQRVIGTGMLQLPGEPAFERAPRGTLIAALRELGTLPTLHLVGTVARTLFGVYRHDDPHSALIHSVVIATDVRGCGAGQVLMTALEEHIGAHRLTRARLQVLASNTNAQRFYYRLGYREIWRLTGWRARLGWPSLVMEKTVAPPSP
- a CDS encoding enoyl-CoA hydratase-related protein; the encoded protein is MTVLTLIRNGPVATLILQRPAVHNAFNPEVIAGITEVCKELRDDPAVRVLVLQGDGPSFCAGADLHWMQQSLLYTHEENLADAARLDAMFAALDTLPQAVVARVHGAALGGGVGLVCCADYAVAADDAVFGLTEVRLGLLPAVIARFVVARIGLGYARALFVTGRRLKAAQALAMGLVHEVVSADQLDAAVEAVVSDLLRGGPKAIAASKALLRAVRTEPLAEVRRLSIEAIAAARTGAEGQAGLRAFLKRELPPWVLNE
- a CDS encoding AAA family ATPase, with product MTLPSTSTDVRALAEFAGRVRANVARVIVGKGEAIDLLLIALLCGGHVLIEDVPGVGKTMLARALAVSLGLSFRRVQCTPDLLPNDLTGVSVYRPHEARFVFQPGPLFSHVVLVDEINRATPRTQSALLEAMGEGQVSVDGVTHVLPQPFLVLATQNPVEFEGTFPLPEAQLDRFFLRIRLGYPSPAEEVQMLTALAGEHPITNLTAVVAGEQVPTLQRAIYQVRVAPSLREYLVRLAQELRAHPDLALAMSPRATLALFRAGQAWAALAGRDYVLPDDYKALAGPVLGHRLLVRPAAALRGRTAEDVLAEVVARVELPLE
- a CDS encoding type I restriction-modification system subunit M N-terminal domain-containing protein, whose product is MDIQTLETWLWDAACAIRGPVDAPKFKDYILPLVFLKRLSDVFEDELARLAAQFGSEKTARSLLEQERARGPVSLVRFYLPDHARWEAIRRQTAGLGQYLTEAVRAVARENPRLSGVIDIQR